Proteins encoded in a region of the Schaalia hyovaginalis genome:
- a CDS encoding DEAD/DEAH box helicase, translated as MTAPLNSLLDDLEDDGLLDDADALYTAFSSWAESTGRPLYPHQDDSFLEILDGKHVIAATPTGSGKSMIALAAHFVSMAHGGRSYYTAPLKALVSEKFFDLVALFGADNVGMVTGDVSLNAAAPIICCTAEILANQALREGANLDADMIVMDEFHFYGDPQRGWAWQVPLLELKKAQFVAMSATLGDTSRFEKAWKERTGRDAALVDDAERPVPLEFEYVVDRLPDTVERLLKEGRWPVYIVHFAQKDAVETAQSFDKAKLIDAEKKERIAKELRGVSFGRGFGQTLRSLLSQGIGVHHAGMLPRYRRLVERLTQQGLLPIVCGTDTLGVGINVPIRTVLLSSLVKFDGERMRHLSAREFHQIAGRAGRAGFDTVGFVRVLAPEHEVEAARERARLTAAKEAARDARDLKRAKKKQAKKRRGPAEGTISWTKGTFDRLVAESPEQLRSHFGLTHAMVLNVLAGAGTANRDPGEHLVDLARNNDDPVTAANPHLRRLGEIYSSMRAAGVVEHVSSEQAALDGLPRLRAATDLPDEFALNQPLSPFALAAMELLDPESPTFALDVVSVVESVLEDPRPLLYAQRYAAKCEAVNAMKAEGLDYEDRMEALEEVTWPRPLAELLESAFATYVRANPWVGSLEISPKSVVREMVENAMTFTELVSRYDVGRSEGVVLRYLTDVYRAMRQVIPDSAMTPEVEAIISWLGALIRAVDSSLLDEWEALAEGREISADAQTVGSELAYGADEDGTVSFTANLHALRTAVRTALFHRVELMSRDAVEALGREDGASGWDESKWDEVLGRYWAEYDWIGIDQAARSASLSALDESPSQADLAANGADVDAASGRYWLATQTLLDPNGDGDWRIVALVDLTESDRRGSVDLRILDVGPR; from the coding sequence ATGACGGCTCCGCTCAACTCCCTGCTCGACGACCTCGAGGACGATGGACTCCTCGACGACGCCGACGCCCTGTACACGGCCTTCTCCTCGTGGGCGGAGTCGACGGGCAGGCCTCTCTACCCCCACCAGGACGACTCTTTCCTCGAGATCCTCGACGGCAAGCACGTCATCGCGGCCACGCCGACGGGTTCGGGCAAGTCGATGATCGCCCTCGCCGCTCATTTCGTCTCGATGGCGCACGGCGGCCGCTCCTACTACACGGCTCCGCTGAAGGCCCTCGTATCCGAGAAGTTCTTCGACCTCGTCGCCCTGTTCGGCGCCGACAACGTCGGGATGGTGACCGGCGACGTGTCCTTGAACGCGGCGGCTCCGATCATCTGCTGCACGGCGGAGATCCTCGCGAACCAGGCGCTGCGGGAAGGGGCGAATCTGGACGCGGACATGATCGTCATGGACGAGTTCCATTTCTACGGCGATCCTCAGCGCGGGTGGGCGTGGCAGGTGCCGCTGCTCGAACTGAAGAAGGCGCAATTCGTCGCGATGTCGGCGACCCTCGGGGACACCTCGCGTTTCGAGAAGGCGTGGAAGGAGCGGACCGGCCGCGATGCCGCCCTGGTCGATGATGCCGAGCGCCCCGTCCCTCTCGAGTTCGAATACGTCGTCGACCGCCTGCCCGACACGGTTGAACGCCTCTTGAAGGAGGGCCGTTGGCCCGTCTACATCGTGCATTTCGCCCAGAAGGACGCGGTCGAGACAGCGCAGTCCTTCGACAAGGCGAAACTCATCGACGCCGAGAAGAAGGAGCGGATCGCGAAGGAGCTTCGGGGGGTCTCCTTCGGGCGCGGGTTCGGCCAGACGCTCCGCTCGCTGCTGTCGCAGGGGATCGGCGTTCATCACGCGGGGATGCTCCCCCGCTATCGCAGGCTCGTCGAGCGCCTCACCCAGCAGGGCCTCCTTCCGATCGTCTGCGGGACCGACACCCTCGGTGTCGGCATCAACGTCCCGATCCGCACCGTGCTGCTCAGTTCGCTCGTCAAGTTCGACGGCGAGCGGATGCGGCACCTGTCCGCACGCGAATTCCATCAGATCGCGGGGCGCGCGGGGCGCGCGGGCTTCGACACGGTCGGTTTCGTCCGGGTGCTCGCTCCCGAGCATGAAGTCGAGGCCGCCCGCGAGCGCGCGCGTTTGACCGCGGCGAAAGAAGCGGCGAGGGACGCCCGCGATCTCAAACGCGCGAAGAAGAAGCAGGCGAAGAAGCGCAGGGGTCCGGCCGAGGGGACGATCTCGTGGACGAAGGGGACTTTCGATCGTCTCGTCGCCGAGTCGCCCGAGCAGCTCCGTTCTCATTTCGGCTTGACGCACGCGATGGTGCTCAACGTCCTCGCGGGTGCGGGCACCGCGAATCGGGATCCGGGCGAGCACCTCGTCGATCTCGCGAGGAACAACGACGATCCCGTGACGGCCGCGAATCCGCATCTGCGCCGCCTCGGGGAGATCTATTCCTCGATGCGCGCCGCCGGCGTCGTCGAGCACGTGTCCTCCGAGCAAGCCGCCCTAGACGGCCTGCCCCGTCTGCGCGCCGCCACGGACCTGCCCGATGAGTTCGCTCTCAATCAGCCCCTCTCCCCCTTCGCTCTGGCGGCGATGGAGCTCCTGGATCCGGAGTCGCCGACTTTCGCCCTCGATGTCGTCTCGGTCGTCGAGTCCGTCCTCGAGGATCCCAGGCCCCTGCTGTACGCCCAGCGGTATGCGGCCAAGTGTGAGGCCGTGAACGCGATGAAGGCCGAGGGCCTCGACTACGAGGACCGGATGGAGGCCTTGGAGGAGGTCACCTGGCCCCGGCCGCTGGCTGAACTCCTCGAGTCGGCTTTCGCGACCTATGTGCGGGCGAATCCCTGGGTCGGTTCGCTCGAGATCTCCCCGAAGTCGGTCGTCAGGGAGATGGTCGAGAATGCGATGACCTTCACCGAGCTCGTCTCCCGCTACGACGTCGGGCGCTCTGAGGGCGTCGTCCTCCGCTACCTCACCGACGTCTACCGGGCGATGCGCCAGGTGATCCCCGATTCGGCGATGACCCCGGAGGTCGAGGCGATCATCTCCTGGCTGGGCGCCCTCATTCGCGCGGTCGACTCGTCCCTCCTCGACGAGTGGGAGGCGCTCGCCGAGGGCCGTGAGATCTCCGCCGATGCGCAGACCGTCGGCTCCGAACTCGCCTACGGCGCCGACGAGGACGGGACGGTCTCCTTCACGGCGAACCTCCACGCCCTGCGCACCGCAGTGCGGACGGCGCTCTTCCACCGCGTCGAGCTCATGAGCCGCGACGCCGTCGAGGCCCTCGGGCGCGAGGACGGGGCTTCCGGCTGGGACGAGTCGAAGTGGGACGAGGTCCTCGGCCGCTACTGGGCCGAGTACGACTGGATCGGCATCGATCAGGCGGCGCGCTCCGCGTCCCTTAGCGCCCTCGACGAGTCGCCCTCGCAGGCGGACCTGGCCGCCAATGGCGCGGACGTCGACGCGGCGTCGGGCCGCTACTGGCTCGCGACGCAGACGCTCCTCGACCCGAACGGCGATGGAGATTGGCGCATCGTCGCGCTCGTCGACCTCACCGAGTCCGATCGGCGCGGGAGCGTCGATCTGCGGATCCTCGACGTCGGGCCGCGGTGA
- a CDS encoding GIY-YIG nuclease family protein, whose protein sequence is MTGETRFAYDVRELESVAPIFRSGARGIYVLVFANGERYVGQTIDFTHRFATHRHGGRHHPPWTDIVGVEFQRIDEGDLTRVERETIAQQRALGHLLRNKTWNFDFAGASALDHWIPPLQQEHWSTGGGTHDLPAIESAAHRPQGSEPRLFTEREGRALWAFNEGAENGPSRMPSSRISLPYSTPFPRSSTSRGSIGRSATIREPRAVVSQRSTRDPSSFSIFRDGMRSWDRGPCGRGRRAHVSIFSREL, encoded by the coding sequence ATGACCGGCGAGACGCGGTTCGCGTACGACGTTCGCGAACTCGAGAGCGTCGCTCCGATCTTCCGCTCCGGCGCGCGCGGCATCTACGTCCTCGTCTTCGCGAACGGCGAGCGCTACGTCGGCCAGACGATCGACTTCACCCATCGCTTCGCGACGCATCGCCACGGGGGACGGCATCACCCGCCGTGGACGGACATCGTCGGCGTCGAATTCCAACGCATTGACGAGGGCGACCTCACCCGAGTCGAGAGGGAGACGATCGCCCAGCAACGCGCGCTCGGTCACCTTCTGAGGAACAAGACCTGGAACTTCGACTTCGCGGGAGCGAGCGCACTCGATCACTGGATCCCGCCCCTCCAGCAGGAGCACTGGTCGACAGGCGGCGGAACTCACGACCTCCCGGCCATCGAATCCGCGGCGCACCGGCCGCAAGGCTCCGAGCCGCGACTCTTCACCGAACGAGAAGGACGAGCATTGTGGGCGTTCAATGAGGGGGCCGAGAACGGACCATCGCGGATGCCGTCGTCGCGGATCTCGCTGCCGTACTCGACACCATTCCCCAGGTCGTCGACCTCGAGAGGGAGTATTGGACGATCAGCGACTATCCGAGAACCTCGGGCGGTCGTTTCGCAACGCTCAACGCGGGATCCCTCGAGCTTCTCTATATTCCGCGATGGGATGAGGAGCTGGGACAGGGGCCCGTGTGGACGAGGACGCCGTGCTCACGTCTCAATCTTCTCCCGGGAACTCTGA
- a CDS encoding CapA family protein, with protein sequence MTRHGRNLRGRLARGLPLVLATGALMVACTPSLAPDGAPSASEGRSDASEPGPALVPQSATSEPEPEPAPSRTATVVMSGDLLWHSGLWETTAAVGARTGRLPYDFSELFAGMRPVIEGADLAICHEEVPLSPDDQTPSGYPVFGAPQEVAPAIAETGWDLCTTSSNHSIDRGFAGIETTLREFDEVGVLHTGTFRSPEERAMPTISTTAEGVRIAVVSGTYSTNGIPLPEGREWSVAMLDAADMIARAEAAKAAGADIVLAAVHAGEEYVAEPNAQQIELSEALTASDAIDLVYGHHVHVVQPWAIVNGKWVVYGLGNMIATPPVDYRRSHEGVTARFTFVEQPGGGFAVARAHYIPTLMDSYWTGQTPLLRHVTSALGAGEGVAADLETALAVTHDVVFSLGVPEAPPMSEDPGPGAPPATGLSRRGLIGRERGASPQACQRRRAPAYS encoded by the coding sequence GTGACCCGGCACGGACGGAATCTCCGAGGCCGTCTCGCGCGCGGCCTCCCGCTCGTCCTCGCGACGGGCGCCCTCATGGTGGCCTGCACCCCGTCCCTCGCACCGGACGGGGCTCCCTCCGCATCCGAGGGCCGATCCGACGCCTCCGAGCCCGGCCCCGCCCTCGTCCCCCAGTCCGCGACGTCCGAGCCGGAACCCGAACCCGCGCCCTCGCGCACGGCGACGGTGGTGATGAGCGGCGATCTCCTCTGGCACTCGGGGCTGTGGGAGACCACGGCGGCGGTCGGAGCCCGGACCGGTCGCCTCCCCTACGACTTCTCCGAACTGTTCGCCGGGATGCGCCCCGTCATCGAGGGCGCCGACCTCGCGATCTGTCACGAGGAGGTCCCTCTCTCCCCCGACGACCAGACCCCCTCGGGCTACCCCGTCTTCGGCGCGCCGCAAGAGGTCGCCCCGGCGATCGCGGAGACCGGATGGGACCTGTGCACGACCTCGTCGAATCATTCGATCGACCGCGGATTCGCCGGGATCGAGACGACGCTGCGGGAATTCGACGAGGTCGGCGTCCTCCACACCGGCACCTTCCGCAGCCCCGAGGAGCGCGCGATGCCCACGATCTCCACGACCGCCGAGGGCGTGAGGATCGCGGTCGTCTCCGGCACGTACTCGACGAACGGGATCCCCCTTCCGGAGGGGCGCGAATGGTCGGTCGCGATGCTCGACGCCGCCGACATGATCGCCCGGGCCGAGGCGGCGAAGGCCGCCGGAGCCGACATCGTCCTCGCTGCCGTCCACGCCGGCGAGGAGTACGTCGCCGAGCCGAACGCCCAGCAGATCGAGCTCTCCGAGGCGCTCACCGCATCGGACGCCATTGACCTCGTCTACGGCCACCACGTGCACGTCGTCCAGCCCTGGGCGATCGTCAACGGGAAGTGGGTCGTCTACGGGCTCGGGAACATGATCGCCACTCCCCCGGTCGACTACCGGCGCTCTCATGAGGGCGTGACGGCGCGCTTCACCTTCGTCGAACAGCCGGGCGGCGGGTTCGCGGTCGCCCGCGCGCATTACATTCCGACGCTCATGGATTCGTACTGGACGGGTCAGACGCCGCTTCTTCGGCACGTGACCTCGGCTCTCGGCGCGGGCGAGGGGGTCGCCGCCGACCTCGAGACGGCCCTTGCCGTCACGCACGACGTCGTCTTCTCGCTCGGCGTGCCCGAGGCTCCGCCGATGAGCGAGGATCCGGGTCCGGGCGCGCCGCCCGCCACGGGTCTGTCTCGAAGAGGGCTGATCGGCCGCGAGCGCGGAGCTTCGCCTCAGGCGTGCCAGCGCCGAAGGGCGCCCGCCTATTCCTGA
- the ybaK gene encoding Cys-tRNA(Pro) deacylase: MAKKKHDEHGSGPTRAIEALTAAGVDFEVLEYEHSARARAFGAETVEKLGVDPAATFKTLMVRTTPEEYVFGIIPVLSHLSMKLIAKAAGAKSAEMADPKVAERRTGYVVGGISPLGQTTPHRLFIDESCLDHEELIVSGGRRGLSVRLSPLDFLEVSGAEVAPLTAQE; the protein is encoded by the coding sequence ATGGCGAAGAAGAAGCACGACGAGCACGGCTCGGGGCCGACCCGCGCCATCGAGGCCCTGACCGCCGCGGGCGTCGACTTCGAGGTCCTCGAGTACGAGCACTCGGCCCGCGCCCGCGCCTTCGGCGCGGAGACCGTCGAGAAGCTCGGCGTCGATCCCGCCGCGACCTTCAAGACGCTGATGGTGCGCACGACGCCCGAGGAGTACGTCTTCGGCATCATCCCAGTCCTCTCCCACCTCTCGATGAAGCTCATCGCGAAGGCGGCGGGCGCGAAGTCCGCCGAGATGGCCGACCCGAAGGTCGCCGAGCGGCGCACGGGCTACGTCGTCGGCGGGATCTCCCCGCTCGGGCAGACGACGCCGCATCGGCTCTTCATCGACGAGTCGTGCCTCGACCACGAGGAGCTCATCGTCTCGGGCGGCAGGCGCGGCCTGTCGGTGAGGCTCTCGCCCCTCGACTTCCTCGAGGTCTCGGGCGCCGAGGTCGCGCCGCTCACCGCTCAGGAATAG
- a CDS encoding YccF domain-containing protein has protein sequence MRTLLNIIWFLFGGFWLWLAYIFFGVLACLFVVTIPAGVACFRIAQYVVWPFGKRVVELPTAGAGSALMNVVWFFVAGLWLAIGHVATALAQSLTIVGIPVAIANIMMIPVTCFPFGKAVVTDPTASIL, from the coding sequence TTGCGCACCCTGCTCAACATCATCTGGTTCCTCTTCGGAGGGTTCTGGCTGTGGTTGGCGTACATCTTCTTCGGCGTCCTCGCCTGCCTCTTCGTCGTGACGATCCCCGCGGGCGTCGCGTGCTTCCGCATCGCCCAGTACGTCGTCTGGCCCTTCGGGAAGCGCGTCGTCGAACTGCCGACCGCCGGCGCGGGCTCGGCCCTCATGAACGTCGTGTGGTTCTTCGTCGCCGGCCTCTGGCTCGCGATCGGGCATGTCGCGACGGCCCTCGCGCAGTCCCTGACGATCGTCGGCATCCCCGTCGCGATCGCGAACATCATGATGATTCCCGTGACGTGCTTCCCCTTCGGGAAGGCCGTCGTCACCGACCCGACCGCCTCGATCCTCTGA
- a CDS encoding YggS family pyridoxal phosphate enzyme, whose amino-acid sequence MTIREGIERVLESIESAADAVGRSGEVDLELAVKTRTPEECREAAQCLKDFGRPILLGHNRVQEARDTAAAIREVEGASIRLIGPLQSNKINQALACVDAIESIDSPGLVAKLDARLDRRLPVLVEVNVSGESSKHGCAPTEVVALVDAVVGSTNLDLEGFMTVGLNSPVEKDVRAAYALLRRIRDDAEVATGIGGLALSMGMSNDLEWAIDEGATLVRIGTAVFGPRAPRV is encoded by the coding sequence ATGACGATTCGCGAAGGGATCGAGCGTGTGCTCGAGAGTATCGAGTCGGCCGCCGACGCCGTCGGACGCTCGGGTGAGGTGGACCTTGAGCTCGCCGTGAAGACCCGGACGCCCGAGGAGTGCCGCGAGGCCGCGCAATGCCTCAAGGACTTCGGCCGCCCGATCCTCCTCGGGCACAACCGCGTCCAGGAGGCGCGCGACACCGCCGCCGCGATCCGCGAGGTCGAGGGCGCCTCGATCCGCCTCATCGGCCCGCTCCAGTCGAACAAGATCAATCAGGCCCTCGCCTGCGTCGACGCCATCGAGTCGATCGACTCCCCCGGCCTCGTCGCCAAGCTCGACGCGCGACTCGACCGGCGCCTCCCCGTCCTCGTCGAGGTCAACGTCTCTGGCGAATCCTCGAAGCACGGGTGCGCACCGACGGAGGTCGTCGCCCTCGTCGACGCTGTCGTCGGCTCGACGAACCTCGATCTCGAGGGCTTCATGACGGTCGGCCTCAATTCCCCCGTCGAGAAGGACGTGCGCGCCGCCTACGCGCTCCTGCGCCGCATCCGCGACGACGCCGAGGTCGCGACCGGGATCGGCGGCCTTGCGCTGTCGATGGGCATGTCGAACGACCTCGAGTGGGCGATCGACGAGGGCGCGACCCTCGTCCGCATCGGGACGGCGGTCTTCGGACCCCGCGCCCCGCGAGTCTGA
- a CDS encoding SWIM zinc finger family protein, with protein sequence MSTAPHPGLSETALRLSAGDVVFARGKRYVDRVVGLDIGATSASAIVTGTHPYAVELLWEEEGAFDARCTCLHFDSGFFCKHLVAVGLAALEVLDGDGSAPSGSPDGAATEVGSATPDQVRSYIESLDRASLERLVLDLAGYSDEAMTALMRTASIAAGDIGDVLDLLDQTYSSLLSTRRGIDWREAMDFAREADAFIEQIDALREHGYAKEVLPLARKTLLRMQKMLFSNVDDSAGAFGSSCQYAWEVYARALHDSGPHGAVLGKWFAKFQLESPGWPEPSLGELAGALDEKGLAAYRKAIEKAHAESLAHPAEGYDFRASTIRGLRLELADLDGDVDAAVAILSETEHIDFDAIVSRLMTAKREREAMSWVDRARARMDAQIARRAFNPLVLPMNVDTMVGLYLNDGRGEEALDVAKLVFSYRLDPPDFDRVLRAGKELGVAEQMRAWAVDLAERAVRTTGEKPIALALHEGDVERAWEYAKGWGAGYTWRDLVAASGPDHAAEAVALFRPWVLESPKQKAGREGAAEVVKRLKAMAKEAKRLDPAQLVQVEELVSRIRSEYTNRPRLLEALDRAGF encoded by the coding sequence ATGAGCACTGCGCCCCACCCAGGATTGAGCGAAACCGCCCTCAGGCTCTCCGCCGGCGACGTCGTCTTCGCGCGCGGCAAGCGCTACGTCGACCGCGTCGTCGGACTCGACATCGGGGCCACGAGCGCGAGCGCGATCGTCACGGGCACGCACCCCTACGCCGTAGAGCTCCTGTGGGAGGAGGAGGGAGCGTTCGACGCCCGGTGCACGTGCCTGCACTTCGACTCGGGCTTCTTCTGCAAGCACCTCGTCGCGGTCGGGCTCGCGGCCCTCGAGGTCCTCGACGGCGACGGATCCGCCCCCTCGGGGTCTCCCGACGGCGCAGCGACGGAGGTGGGTTCCGCGACGCCCGATCAGGTCCGCTCCTATATCGAGTCCCTCGACCGCGCCTCCCTCGAACGCCTCGTCCTCGACTTGGCCGGCTACTCCGACGAGGCGATGACCGCCCTCATGCGCACCGCATCGATCGCGGCCGGAGACATCGGCGACGTCCTCGATCTGCTCGACCAGACCTATTCCTCCCTCCTCTCCACGCGGCGCGGCATCGACTGGAGGGAGGCGATGGACTTCGCCCGAGAGGCCGACGCCTTCATCGAGCAGATCGATGCTCTTCGCGAGCACGGCTACGCGAAGGAGGTCCTCCCGCTCGCGCGCAAGACCCTGCTCCGGATGCAGAAGATGCTCTTCTCGAACGTCGACGATTCCGCGGGGGCCTTCGGCAGTTCATGCCAGTACGCGTGGGAGGTCTACGCCCGCGCGCTTCACGACTCAGGTCCGCACGGCGCGGTCCTCGGCAAGTGGTTCGCGAAGTTCCAGCTCGAGTCCCCCGGCTGGCCGGAGCCGTCTCTCGGAGAGCTCGCCGGGGCGCTCGACGAGAAGGGGCTTGCCGCGTATCGGAAGGCGATCGAGAAGGCGCACGCGGAGTCGCTCGCCCATCCGGCGGAGGGGTACGACTTCCGCGCGTCGACGATCCGCGGACTCCGACTTGAACTCGCCGATCTCGACGGCGACGTCGACGCCGCCGTCGCGATCCTCTCGGAGACCGAACACATCGACTTCGACGCGATCGTCTCGCGCCTCATGACCGCGAAGCGCGAGCGCGAGGCGATGAGCTGGGTCGACCGCGCCCGCGCCAGGATGGACGCCCAGATCGCGCGGCGCGCCTTCAATCCCCTCGTCCTCCCGATGAACGTCGACACGATGGTCGGCCTCTACCTGAACGACGGACGCGGCGAAGAAGCCCTCGACGTCGCGAAGCTCGTCTTCTCGTATCGTCTCGACCCGCCCGACTTCGACCGGGTCCTGCGCGCCGGCAAGGAACTCGGAGTCGCCGAGCAGATGCGCGCCTGGGCCGTCGACCTCGCCGAGAGGGCCGTTCGCACGACCGGCGAGAAGCCGATCGCCCTCGCCCTCCACGAGGGCGACGTCGAGCGCGCCTGGGAGTACGCGAAGGGCTGGGGCGCGGGCTACACATGGCGGGACCTCGTCGCGGCGAGCGGCCCCGACCACGCCGCCGAGGCCGTCGCCCTCTTCCGTCCTTGGGTGCTCGAGTCGCCGAAGCAGAAGGCGGGACGCGAGGGCGCGGCCGAGGTCGTCAAGCGCCTGAAGGCGATGGCGAAGGAGGCGAAGCGCCTCGATCCCGCGCAGCTCGTGCAGGTCGAGGAACTCGTAAGTCGTATCCGCTCCGAATACACGAACCGGCCGAGGCTCCTCGAAGCGCTCGACCGGGCCGGGTTCTGA
- a CDS encoding lipoate--protein ligase family protein → MHGEYKVPGGKLVVVDCEVDGDALVDVTLSGDFFLDPDDALTRMTAALEGAPASASGQEIAVLVEKSLVPSDILMGITPAAVGVAVRRALGHALSWDDIDFEVIHGPVVDPMVNVAMDETLVEDVAAGRRKPFMRLWEWNAPQVVIGSFQSYQNEIQPEGQKKHGIMVSRRVTGGGAMFMEPGNCVTYSLVIPTALVEGMSFEQSYPFLDQWVMEVLEKVGIKAKYVPLNDIASEVGKIGGAAQKRWSNGYMVHHVTMAYDIDAEKMNEVLRIGMEKIRDKGTRSAVKRVDPMRSQTGLPREQILDAFYDHFKEKYHATPGEITAEDIAVAEERCRTKFATPEWTYRIP, encoded by the coding sequence ATGCATGGTGAGTACAAGGTTCCCGGTGGAAAGCTCGTCGTCGTCGACTGCGAGGTCGACGGCGACGCCCTCGTCGACGTCACCCTTTCGGGCGACTTCTTCCTCGATCCGGACGACGCCCTCACCCGGATGACCGCGGCTCTCGAAGGGGCGCCCGCGTCCGCCAGCGGCCAAGAGATCGCCGTCCTCGTCGAGAAGTCCCTCGTTCCCTCAGACATCCTCATGGGGATCACGCCGGCCGCGGTCGGCGTCGCCGTCCGCAGGGCACTCGGCCACGCTCTGTCCTGGGACGACATCGACTTCGAGGTGATCCACGGGCCCGTCGTCGACCCGATGGTGAACGTCGCGATGGACGAGACACTCGTCGAGGACGTCGCCGCGGGGCGTCGCAAGCCCTTCATGCGCCTGTGGGAGTGGAACGCCCCTCAGGTCGTCATCGGCTCCTTCCAGTCGTATCAGAACGAGATCCAGCCCGAGGGGCAGAAGAAGCACGGGATCATGGTGTCCCGCCGCGTCACCGGCGGCGGCGCGATGTTCATGGAGCCCGGCAACTGCGTCACCTACTCCCTCGTCATCCCCACGGCCCTCGTCGAAGGGATGAGCTTCGAGCAGTCCTACCCCTTCCTCGACCAGTGGGTGATGGAGGTCCTCGAAAAGGTCGGGATCAAGGCGAAGTACGTGCCGCTCAACGACATCGCCTCCGAGGTCGGTAAGATCGGCGGCGCCGCGCAGAAGCGCTGGTCGAACGGCTACATGGTCCACCACGTGACGATGGCCTACGACATCGACGCCGAGAAGATGAACGAGGTCCTGCGCATCGGCATGGAGAAGATCCGCGACAAGGGCACCCGCTCAGCGGTCAAACGCGTCGACCCGATGCGCTCGCAGACGGGTCTTCCGCGCGAGCAGATCCTCGACGCCTTCTACGACCACTTCAAGGAGAAGTACCACGCGACTCCCGGCGAGATCACCGCCGAGGACATCGCGGTCGCCGAGGAGCGCTGCCGGACGAAGTTCGCGACGCCGGAATGGACCTACCGGATCCCCTGA
- a CDS encoding DUF4432 family protein, whose translation MLQISNEARALLRSEVGGRLGAIEQLIDVSRVKAADGLAEGEDLLLVSNPQGFSVELEIDRCLDIGRASAANLPISWISGCGRVASARTSSLGSDWVRSFGGGLLTTCGMLATGMPSVDMGREFGLHGRVGALPSSNVVAELVMNAGRTCEELECCDWRSRLSLRVRGEVVEYSLGGEWLRLQRELRFALDRPLIEIIDTVTNDGFESVEHMFRHHINLGYPLVQEGTTVSSNAVFLGVRESSPSAIDVLPVQLREEPAPEGVSYFLPPSDGSACVVNVEAAEVGKVRVSFDSEDWKILILWRDPSPGRNVLAVEPSTSRDGGRADARVQGELVHLDPGESRTYRTLIERC comes from the coding sequence GTGCTGCAGATTTCTAACGAAGCGAGAGCGCTGCTTCGGTCGGAAGTGGGGGGCCGCCTCGGTGCGATTGAGCAGCTGATCGACGTGAGTCGAGTGAAAGCGGCAGATGGCTTGGCAGAGGGTGAGGATCTTCTGCTAGTTTCGAACCCGCAAGGTTTCTCTGTCGAACTTGAAATCGATCGCTGTCTGGATATCGGTCGGGCCTCGGCCGCGAACCTTCCCATTTCGTGGATTAGTGGATGTGGGCGGGTAGCCTCAGCGCGCACGAGCAGTTTGGGTTCTGACTGGGTTCGCTCATTCGGAGGAGGTCTCCTGACGACGTGTGGCATGCTCGCTACCGGTATGCCCAGCGTCGACATGGGGCGGGAGTTCGGACTTCACGGTAGGGTTGGCGCCCTTCCCTCTTCAAATGTTGTTGCTGAGCTTGTTATGAATGCTGGGCGCACCTGTGAAGAGTTGGAGTGCTGTGATTGGCGGTCACGCTTGTCACTCCGGGTTCGCGGCGAGGTCGTTGAGTATTCCCTTGGGGGAGAGTGGCTGCGACTTCAGCGCGAATTGCGATTCGCTCTAGACCGTCCCTTGATCGAGATTATCGACACCGTAACAAATGATGGCTTCGAAAGTGTTGAACACATGTTTCGGCATCATATTAACCTCGGGTATCCATTGGTGCAGGAAGGTACGACGGTTTCGTCTAATGCGGTGTTTCTTGGGGTTCGGGAATCCTCGCCTAGCGCAATTGATGTGCTTCCAGTTCAGCTCCGCGAGGAGCCTGCGCCTGAAGGTGTGAGCTACTTCTTGCCGCCTAGTGACGGTAGCGCATGCGTGGTGAACGTCGAAGCCGCAGAGGTAGGGAAGGTAAGAGTGTCATTCGATTCGGAAGATTGGAAGATACTCATACTCTGGCGTGACCCGTCGCCTGGTAGAAACGTCCTAGCGGTTGAACCGTCGACGTCCCGGGACGGCGGCCGCGCCGACGCGCGGGTGCAGGGCGAACTTGTTCACCTCGACCCGGGGGAGTCTCGGACCTATCGCACACTGATCGAGCGCTGTTGA